A window from Actinomycetospora corticicola encodes these proteins:
- a CDS encoding cytochrome P450, whose protein sequence is MTVTVDTFADAKDVYRSRDLRQSLYDEGEVVMADVLVNLHGTEHRDRRRVENRLFRRDVFEHYERELFPGIVEQTLAPHVAAGGADLVHLGHELMLNLAALTAGVDRPQGTAAETDRLHAYMLRFIQGATLAHGTGDREATVAAVAQALADWDEEFLTPSIERRRSLLAAEAAGESVEVPADVLTTLLRHGDELGLPRHVVRREVAFFLLAGGHTSATAFVRTVDHLLTWFDRHPDQADRWDDPLFVQRCVHETVRLNPSSPVGRRRALAPVRLRSGVEIATGDTVVIDLHAVNRDQSVFGADAREFDPDRVTPPGVGPFGLSFAAGMHVCIGQDLAAGVVARPDTDPSSHLTGLVTGAVRQLFAAGVARDPVRPPEPDSATARPYWGTYPVLLGVGR, encoded by the coding sequence ATGACCGTCACCGTCGACACCTTCGCCGACGCCAAGGACGTCTACCGCTCCCGCGACCTGCGGCAGTCCCTCTACGACGAGGGCGAGGTGGTGATGGCCGACGTCCTGGTGAACCTGCACGGGACCGAGCACCGCGACCGCCGCCGCGTGGAGAACCGGCTGTTCCGCCGCGACGTCTTCGAGCACTACGAGCGCGAGCTGTTCCCGGGCATCGTCGAGCAGACCCTCGCCCCGCACGTCGCCGCGGGCGGTGCCGACCTGGTGCACCTCGGCCACGAGCTGATGCTCAACCTGGCCGCCCTCACCGCCGGGGTCGACCGCCCCCAGGGCACCGCGGCGGAGACCGACCGGCTGCACGCGTACATGCTCCGGTTCATCCAGGGCGCCACGCTCGCGCACGGGACGGGGGACCGGGAGGCGACCGTCGCGGCGGTCGCGCAGGCCCTCGCCGACTGGGACGAGGAGTTCCTGACGCCGTCGATCGAGCGCCGCCGGAGCCTGCTCGCCGCCGAGGCCGCGGGCGAGTCCGTCGAGGTGCCCGCCGACGTCCTGACGACGTTGCTGCGCCACGGCGACGAGCTCGGCCTGCCCCGGCACGTCGTGCGCCGTGAGGTCGCGTTCTTCCTGCTCGCGGGTGGGCACACGAGTGCGACGGCGTTCGTCCGCACCGTGGACCACCTGCTCACGTGGTTCGACCGCCACCCCGACCAGGCGGACCGCTGGGACGACCCGTTGTTCGTCCAGCGCTGCGTCCACGAGACGGTGCGGCTCAACCCCTCGAGCCCGGTCGGCCGTCGTCGGGCACTCGCCCCGGTGCGGCTGCGTTCGGGCGTCGAGATCGCTACCGGTGACACGGTGGTGATCGACCTGCACGCGGTGAACCGCGACCAGTCGGTGTTCGGGGCCGACGCGCGCGAGTTCGACCCCGACCGCGTGACCCCGCCCGGCGTCGGTCCCTTCGGGCTGAGTTTCGCCGCCGGCATGCACGTGTGCATCGGGCAGGACCTCGCTGCCGGCGTCGTGGCCCGACCGGACACCGACCCGTCGTCGCACCTGACGGGGCTGGTCACGGGCGCGGTCCGGCAGCTGTTCGCGGCCGGCGTCGCCCGGGACCCGGTCCGTCCGCCGGAACCCGACTCCGCCACCGCGCGGCCGTACTGGGGCACCTACCCCGTGCTGCTGGGGGTCGGCCGATGA
- a CDS encoding IS110 family transposase — MVLMVGVDVHKDTHTAVVVDQLGVRRAQRRVQATDAGHLELLAWVQGVGEEFAVAAGPEIEWAVEDCRHVSLRLERALLAAGQRVRRVPPKLMAGARSSAREFGKSDPIDATAIARAALREPDLPLAEHTPASRELKLLVDHREHLVAERTAMICRLRWHLHELDPELERSIPARGLDKPTRLTALAALLPAEHPGLVGELAAELVGDIAARTTRIRALEREIARRVAQLAPQLLELPGCGPLSAAKLLAETARPGRFRSEACFAMHAGVAPIPASSGRTDRHRLARGGNRQLNAALHRIALTQTRLPESLGRAYYDKRRARGDRHNDALRALKRRLARVVFNLLRQTEPTPTPAAA; from the coding sequence ATGGTCCTGATGGTCGGAGTCGATGTCCACAAAGACACCCACACCGCGGTGGTGGTCGATCAACTCGGGGTGCGCCGCGCGCAGCGTCGGGTGCAGGCCACCGACGCCGGGCACCTGGAGTTGTTGGCGTGGGTCCAGGGTGTGGGTGAGGAGTTCGCGGTCGCGGCTGGGCCCGAGATCGAGTGGGCGGTGGAGGACTGCCGGCATGTGTCGCTGCGCCTGGAGCGGGCGTTGCTCGCCGCGGGGCAGCGAGTGCGGCGGGTGCCGCCGAAGCTGATGGCCGGTGCCCGGAGCTCGGCGCGGGAGTTCGGGAAGTCCGACCCGATCGATGCGACCGCGATCGCCCGGGCCGCGTTGCGGGAGCCGGACCTGCCCCTGGCCGAGCACACCCCGGCCAGCCGGGAGCTGAAGCTGCTGGTCGATCACCGTGAGCACCTGGTGGCGGAGCGGACCGCGATGATCTGCCGGCTGCGTTGGCACCTGCACGAGCTCGATCCCGAACTCGAGCGCAGCATCCCGGCCCGCGGGCTGGACAAGCCCACCCGTCTGACCGCGCTGGCCGCGCTGCTGCCCGCCGAGCACCCCGGGCTGGTCGGCGAACTGGCCGCCGAGCTGGTCGGCGACATCGCCGCACGCACCACCCGCATCCGCGCCCTGGAACGCGAGATCGCCCGCCGCGTCGCCCAGCTGGCCCCGCAGCTGCTCGAGTTGCCCGGCTGCGGGCCGCTCTCGGCGGCGAAGCTGCTCGCCGAGACCGCCCGCCCGGGCCGGTTCCGCTCCGAGGCCTGCTTCGCGATGCACGCCGGGGTCGCACCGATCCCGGCCTCCTCGGGGCGCACCGACCGCCACCGGCTGGCCCGCGGCGGCAACCGGCAACTCAACGCCGCCCTGCACCGCATCGCGCTGACCCAGACCCGGCTACCCGAGAGCCTCGGACGGGCCTACTACGACAAGCGTCGAGCCCGCGGCGACCGACACAACGACGCCCTCCGCGCCCTCAAACGACGCCTCGCCCGCGTCGTGTTCAACCTGCTCCGACAGACCGAACCCACCCCAACCCCCGCCGCCGCTTGA
- a CDS encoding cytochrome P450 yields MSTITLDRYADVRDAFRRHELAQALYDAGGVVMADCLLVLHGAEHRVRRRVENRLFRRGTFRHWEREFLRDVVVDTLRPFTTTGRADLIELGYRTIMTLTAMVAGVDRPTGSDAETDALYRLAKKFSEGATLVHTTRDPDEVRAEVAAALDEFDRVFLQPSIARRTALLERLAAGEIEESDLPRDVLTALLRHREELGISDDAIRRECAFYLQAGSHSTADAFSHAADDWFAWSARDPEAAETSRNDPALLQACVYETLRLHPASPVAQRRAEAPIALRNGTEVPAGAVVVLDIAAANRDATVFDRPEEYDPTRAVPAEVPRWGHAFGGGMHACIGTELAGGVPMAAAEDGQQVLGTVTLMLEALLAAGARPDPEHPAQRDPHSARDHFASYPVLFS; encoded by the coding sequence ATGTCGACCATCACCCTCGACCGCTACGCCGACGTCCGTGACGCGTTCCGCCGCCACGAGCTCGCCCAGGCCCTCTACGACGCGGGCGGGGTGGTCATGGCGGACTGCCTGCTCGTGCTGCACGGCGCGGAGCACCGCGTGCGCCGGCGGGTGGAGAACCGGCTGTTCCGGCGCGGCACCTTCCGGCACTGGGAGCGGGAGTTCCTCCGCGACGTCGTCGTCGACACCCTGCGCCCCTTCACGACGACGGGTCGGGCCGACCTCATCGAGCTCGGCTACCGGACGATCATGACCCTGACGGCGATGGTCGCCGGCGTCGACCGACCCACCGGCTCCGACGCCGAGACCGATGCGCTGTACCGGCTGGCGAAGAAGTTCTCCGAGGGCGCCACCCTCGTGCACACGACGCGCGACCCCGACGAGGTCCGCGCCGAGGTGGCGGCCGCCCTCGACGAGTTCGACCGGGTCTTCCTGCAGCCCTCGATCGCCCGGCGCACGGCGTTGCTGGAGCGTCTCGCGGCCGGGGAGATCGAGGAGTCGGACCTGCCCCGCGACGTGCTCACCGCGTTGCTGCGCCACCGCGAGGAGCTGGGCATCTCCGACGACGCGATCCGCCGCGAGTGCGCCTTCTACCTGCAGGCCGGCTCGCACAGCACCGCCGACGCGTTCAGCCACGCCGCCGACGACTGGTTCGCCTGGTCGGCACGCGACCCCGAGGCCGCCGAGACGTCCCGCAACGACCCGGCGCTGCTGCAGGCCTGCGTGTACGAGACGTTGCGTCTGCACCCCGCGAGCCCGGTGGCGCAACGTCGGGCCGAGGCGCCGATCGCGCTGCGGAACGGGACCGAGGTGCCCGCGGGCGCCGTCGTCGTGCTCGACATCGCCGCGGCAAACCGGGACGCGACCGTGTTCGACCGGCCCGAGGAGTACGACCCGACGCGGGCGGTGCCGGCGGAGGTCCCGCGCTGGGGGCACGCCTTCGGCGGCGGGATGCACGCCTGCATCGGGACCGAGCTCGCGGGCGGGGTACCGATGGCGGCCGCCGAGGACGGTCAGCAGGTCCTCGGCACCGTCACCCTGATGCTCGAGGCACTGCTCGCCGCGGGGGCCCGCCCCGACCCGGAGCACCCCGCGCAGCGGGACCCGCACTCCGCGCGCGACCACTTCGCGTCCTACCCCGTGCTCTTCTCCTGA
- a CDS encoding ferredoxin yields the protein MSCRVVVDADVCISSGRCVAERPDVLRFDDDELAELVPGAPDLPDDVGRTLARGCPSGAIGLVDVETGAEIDVD from the coding sequence ATGAGCTGCCGGGTCGTGGTCGACGCCGACGTCTGCATCAGCTCGGGCCGCTGCGTCGCCGAGCGCCCCGACGTCCTCCGCTTCGACGACGACGAGCTCGCCGAGCTGGTCCCGGGTGCGCCGGACCTCCCCGATGACGTCGGGCGCACGCTGGCCCGAGGATGTCCCTCCGGCGCGATCGGCCTGGTCGACGTCGAGACCGGAGCGGAGATCGACGTCGACTGA
- a CDS encoding MFS transporter, with protein sequence MSALDPMPGVVTTDDPEARRALRRLLLGGVIGSLVEFYEFSVYAVLATTLAAVFFPSVDPTTGLLSALAVFAVAFFARPLGGFVWGAVGDRIGRRGTLALTVLLMSVATTLMGLLPGYAAIGVAAPILLVLLRFVQGVSAGGEISGAVSFVAEHAPTHRRGLFVGMISVGSVVGTLLGSLLPGILLLTLSTADMQSWGWRIPLLVALPLGLIGLFIRRRLDETPFFLALREEAGRAANPVRAALSGRSARRLLVVAFCLVAVNASSFYMIVGYLPSFATKSLKLTGLEAFAPSLIALAACLVAEVAGAWISDRVGRKPVLLTSGLGLLVLAYPSFLLITSGTFGLIACGLVLFGLLAGAYAAVINAALTEQFPTRVRVSGHGITYNLSVALFGGSAPYLLTWLGGVTGSTMVGAFYVILLALVSLPAVLALRETAGRPLRS encoded by the coding sequence GTGTCCGCGCTCGATCCCATGCCCGGCGTCGTGACGACGGACGATCCGGAGGCCCGGCGGGCGCTGCGGCGCCTGCTGCTCGGCGGGGTGATCGGCTCGCTCGTCGAGTTCTACGAGTTCTCCGTCTACGCGGTGCTCGCCACGACGCTCGCGGCGGTCTTCTTCCCGTCGGTCGACCCGACGACGGGGCTGCTCTCGGCCCTCGCCGTCTTCGCGGTCGCGTTCTTCGCCCGGCCGCTCGGCGGGTTCGTGTGGGGCGCGGTCGGCGACCGTATCGGCCGGCGCGGCACCCTGGCGCTGACGGTGCTGCTGATGTCGGTCGCGACCACGCTCATGGGCCTGCTGCCCGGCTACGCCGCGATCGGGGTCGCCGCGCCGATCCTGCTCGTGCTGCTCCGCTTCGTGCAGGGCGTCTCGGCGGGCGGCGAGATCTCCGGGGCGGTCTCCTTCGTCGCCGAGCACGCGCCGACCCACCGACGGGGCCTGTTCGTCGGGATGATCTCGGTCGGCTCCGTGGTGGGCACGCTCCTCGGCAGCCTCCTGCCCGGCATCCTGCTGCTCACGCTGTCCACGGCGGACATGCAGTCGTGGGGCTGGCGCATCCCGCTGCTCGTCGCGCTCCCGCTCGGGCTGATCGGGCTGTTCATCCGCCGCCGGCTCGACGAGACGCCGTTCTTCCTCGCGCTGCGCGAGGAGGCCGGCCGCGCCGCGAACCCGGTGCGCGCGGCTCTCAGCGGGCGCTCGGCGCGGCGCCTGCTCGTCGTCGCGTTCTGCCTGGTCGCGGTGAACGCGTCGTCGTTCTACATGATCGTCGGCTACCTCCCGAGCTTCGCGACCAAGAGCCTCAAGCTCACCGGGCTCGAGGCGTTCGCGCCCTCGCTGATCGCGCTCGCGGCGTGCCTGGTCGCCGAGGTCGCCGGCGCCTGGATCTCCGACCGGGTCGGACGCAAGCCCGTGCTGCTCACGAGCGGCCTCGGTCTGCTGGTGTTGGCGTACCCGAGCTTCCTGCTCATCACGTCGGGGACGTTCGGCCTCATCGCCTGCGGACTGGTGCTGTTCGGCCTGCTCGCCGGCGCCTACGCGGCGGTGATCAATGCGGCGCTCACCGAGCAGTTCCCGACCCGCGTCCGCGTCAGCGGCCACGGCATCACCTACAACCTCTCCGTCGCGCTGTTCGGCGGCTCCGCGCCCTACCTCCTGACGTGGCTGGGTGGGGTCACCGGGAGCACGATGGTCGGTGCCTTCTACGTGATCCTGCTGGCCCTCGTGTCGTTGCCCGCGGTGCTCGCCCTCCGCGAGACGGCCGGGCGTCCGCTCCGTTCCTGA
- a CDS encoding metal-dependent hydrolase family protein, which produces MASILIRGGTLIDGTGSAARPGEDVLLRDGKVAAVGPSLAADADTEIVEAAGRTVMPGLIDAHTHLTFGEPTGNDELFNHRTEAYSSMLSAYNARKVLRAGVTSVLDADCLWNIGVELRDAIESGIVEGPRMRAGGQALMTMLGGTAGRMIADEGRTGYATVVTGRDVMVNEIRRQIKYGVDWIKIMVTGLIPSMKGPEVKVWNIDELRTVCDTAHELNTKVVAHCRNSDSTRDAARAGVDLIYHASYVDDEALEAVVEAGSALCPTFTLLGNLADYGAKIGTAPELLDVFRAEIEVTAKQLAKAHAAGVPFLAGSETGFAVTPVGEWHARELEMFVEYMGMTPMEAIVAATRNGAFAMRAEGELGTLEVGRIADVLVIDGDPLRDVRMLQDRERIVEVIKDGRRIDITTPIPERKQRASDQVRFLAACPLTRSLALTEADLERLSHV; this is translated from the coding sequence ATGGCCAGCATCCTCATCCGGGGCGGCACCCTGATCGACGGGACCGGGTCGGCGGCCCGTCCGGGCGAGGACGTGCTGCTGCGCGACGGGAAGGTCGCGGCGGTGGGTCCGTCGCTGGCGGCCGACGCCGACACCGAGATCGTCGAGGCGGCCGGCCGTACCGTGATGCCGGGGCTGATCGACGCGCACACCCACCTCACCTTCGGCGAGCCGACGGGCAACGACGAGCTGTTCAACCACCGCACCGAGGCCTACAGCTCGATGCTCTCGGCCTACAACGCCCGCAAGGTGCTCCGAGCCGGCGTCACGAGCGTGCTCGACGCCGACTGCCTGTGGAACATCGGCGTGGAACTCCGCGACGCGATCGAGTCCGGCATCGTCGAGGGCCCGCGGATGCGCGCGGGCGGCCAGGCGCTCATGACGATGCTGGGTGGCACGGCGGGCCGGATGATCGCCGACGAGGGCCGCACCGGCTACGCCACGGTGGTCACCGGGCGGGACGTGATGGTCAACGAGATCCGTCGGCAGATCAAGTACGGCGTCGACTGGATCAAGATCATGGTCACGGGGCTGATCCCGTCGATGAAGGGGCCCGAGGTCAAGGTCTGGAACATCGACGAGCTGCGCACCGTCTGCGACACCGCACACGAGCTCAACACCAAGGTCGTCGCGCACTGCCGCAACTCCGACTCCACGCGCGACGCCGCCCGCGCCGGCGTCGACCTGATCTACCACGCCTCCTACGTCGACGACGAGGCGCTCGAGGCCGTCGTCGAGGCGGGCAGCGCGCTGTGCCCCACGTTCACGCTGCTGGGCAACCTCGCCGACTACGGCGCGAAGATCGGCACCGCCCCCGAGCTGCTCGACGTGTTCCGCGCGGAGATCGAGGTGACGGCCAAGCAGCTCGCCAAGGCGCACGCGGCGGGCGTCCCGTTCCTCGCCGGCTCGGAGACCGGGTTCGCGGTGACCCCGGTCGGCGAGTGGCACGCGCGCGAGCTCGAGATGTTCGTCGAGTACATGGGCATGACGCCGATGGAGGCCATCGTCGCCGCCACCCGCAACGGCGCCTTCGCGATGCGCGCCGAGGGGGAGCTCGGGACGCTCGAGGTGGGCCGGATCGCCGACGTGCTCGTGATCGACGGCGACCCGCTGCGCGACGTCCGGATGCTGCAGGACCGGGAGCGGATCGTCGAGGTGATCAAGGACGGGCGTCGGATCGACATCACGACCCCGATCCCCGAGCGCAAGCAGCGCGCCTCCGACCAGGTCCGCTTCCTCGCCGCCTGCCCGCTGACCCGCTCGCTCGCGCTCACCGAGGCCGACCTGGAGCGGTTGTCCCATGTCTGA
- a CDS encoding nuclear transport factor 2 family protein — protein sequence MDLPAALARFLTAVEARDAEAAGACFADGAPYANVPHPPVVGPAGVRDLLAPILERSEHVRWEIVTAAVDPRRCFLERVDRFVIDGREYAVACTAVVEIDPEADRITAFRDYVDLGEWRARLAGALS from the coding sequence ATGGACCTCCCGGCGGCGCTCGCCCGGTTCCTGACGGCGGTGGAGGCGCGGGACGCGGAGGCCGCCGGCGCCTGCTTCGCCGACGGCGCCCCGTACGCGAACGTGCCGCACCCACCCGTCGTCGGGCCCGCCGGGGTCCGCGACCTGCTCGCGCCGATCCTCGAGCGCTCGGAGCACGTGCGGTGGGAGATCGTCACCGCGGCCGTCGATCCCCGCCGGTGCTTCCTGGAGCGCGTCGACCGCTTCGTCATCGACGGGCGCGAGTACGCGGTCGCGTGCACTGCCGTCGTCGAGATCGACCCCGAGGCCGACCGGATCACCGCCTTCCGCGACTACGTCGACCTCGGCGAATGGCGTGCGCGCCTGGCCGGGGCCCTGTCCTGA
- a CDS encoding amidohydrolase family protein produces MSDVLDVHAHAVLAASEGTAGAAGPELGTLDDGTPFYRVGDYVLRGVRYAGSPFMDVDVRLAAMDRAGIARQLLSPNPLTYFGDLPVADAVAFAQQYNDGLAAVVDSHPSRLLAAAQVPVQDVSAAVAEARRAVRDLGMVAVYLDTDPAGRTLDDPALDPLYEAVVELDVPLFVHPSPIGPGGPPLDPRLRRFDLDLQCGFAYDETLAVAALVFGGVLERHPSLDVCLSHGGGAAAFLAGRFARAARKRPWASAALREQGFDHFFRRLWFDVHVHDEGSTSLLKARADPARLVFGTNFAGWDSDADDTPSGPWADTLTTNAERLLRLS; encoded by the coding sequence ATGTCTGACGTCCTCGACGTCCACGCCCACGCGGTCCTGGCCGCGTCCGAGGGCACGGCGGGGGCAGCCGGGCCGGAGTTGGGCACGCTCGACGACGGCACGCCCTTCTACCGCGTCGGCGACTACGTGCTGCGCGGGGTGCGCTACGCGGGCAGCCCGTTCATGGACGTCGACGTGCGGCTCGCCGCGATGGACCGCGCCGGGATCGCCCGGCAGCTGCTGTCCCCCAACCCGCTCACGTACTTCGGCGACCTGCCCGTCGCCGACGCGGTCGCCTTCGCGCAGCAGTACAACGACGGGCTCGCCGCGGTCGTGGACTCGCACCCCTCCCGGCTGTTGGCGGCCGCGCAGGTGCCCGTTCAGGACGTGTCCGCGGCGGTGGCCGAGGCGCGGCGCGCGGTGCGGGACCTGGGGATGGTCGCCGTGTACCTGGACACCGACCCGGCCGGGCGCACGTTGGACGACCCCGCACTCGACCCGCTGTACGAGGCGGTCGTGGAGCTGGACGTGCCGCTGTTCGTGCACCCGTCGCCGATCGGGCCGGGCGGGCCTCCCCTCGACCCGCGCCTGCGCCGGTTCGACCTGGACCTGCAGTGCGGGTTCGCCTACGACGAGACGCTGGCCGTCGCGGCGTTGGTGTTCGGCGGGGTGCTGGAGCGGCACCCGTCGTTGGACGTCTGCCTGTCGCACGGCGGCGGTGCGGCGGCGTTCCTGGCGGGCCGGTTCGCGCGGGCGGCGCGCAAGCGCCCGTGGGCCTCGGCGGCGCTGCGCGAGCAGGGGTTCGACCACTTCTTCCGGCGCCTGTGGTTCGACGTGCACGTGCACGACGAGGGGTCGACCTCGCTGCTGAAGGCCCGCGCCGACCCGGCGCGCCTGGTGTTCGGCACCAACTTCGCCGGCTGGGACTCCGACGCCGACGACACCCCGTCCGGGCCCTGGGCGGACACGCTCACCACCAACGCGGAGCGCCTGCTCCGGCTGTCCTGA
- a CDS encoding SDR family oxidoreductase — protein sequence MDLGLHGRRVAVAAGTAGLGRACAAALRAEGAQVVLCGSDEGRARTAGEELGADWTVADLTDPEAAAGFVTEATERLGGLDVLVVNGPGPRPGRVADTALDDYRAALDRSLLAVVGMCQAAVPTMAAQGWGRIVAITSLGVRQPYPNLALSNTARAGATGFLRTLAREVAAQGVTVNSVLPGLHDTARVRGVYTDPDALSSALAGVPAGRLGTPEECAALVAFLCSELAGFVTGAAIPVDGGAYAGLL from the coding sequence ATGGACCTGGGACTGCACGGACGACGGGTGGCCGTCGCGGCCGGGACCGCCGGGCTCGGCCGCGCGTGCGCGGCGGCGCTCCGGGCGGAGGGGGCGCAGGTCGTCCTGTGCGGCTCCGACGAGGGGCGGGCCCGGACGGCGGGGGAGGAGCTCGGGGCGGACTGGACGGTCGCCGACCTCACCGACCCCGAGGCCGCGGCCGGCTTCGTCACGGAGGCGACCGAGCGGCTCGGCGGGCTCGACGTGCTCGTCGTCAACGGACCCGGTCCCCGACCGGGCCGGGTGGCCGACACGGCGCTCGACGACTACCGCGCCGCGCTGGACCGCAGCCTGCTCGCCGTCGTCGGGATGTGTCAGGCGGCGGTCCCGACGATGGCCGCGCAGGGCTGGGGCCGCATCGTCGCGATCACCTCGCTCGGGGTGCGGCAGCCCTATCCGAACCTCGCCCTGTCGAACACCGCCCGCGCCGGCGCCACGGGGTTCCTGCGGACATTGGCGCGCGAGGTCGCGGCGCAGGGCGTGACCGTGAACTCCGTGCTCCCCGGGCTGCACGACACCGCCCGCGTCCGCGGCGTCTACACCGACCCGGACGCGCTGTCCTCCGCGCTCGCCGGCGTTCCCGCCGGGCGACTCGGGACGCCGGAGGAGTGCGCGGCGCTCGTCGCCTTCCTGTGCTCGGAGCTCGCGGGCTTCGTGACGGGAGCGGCGATCCCCGTCGACGGCGGCGCCTACGCAGGTCTGCTGTAG
- a CDS encoding SDR family NAD(P)-dependent oxidoreductase produces MPAMLRGLEGKTVLITGAAKGQGLSHALAFADAGADVAALDITDPIDDIYPLATADMLEATVSAVEAKGRRCLPLPCDLRDESQVEAAVAKALGYFDNRIDIVVNNAGVAALDSIQGMRSHVMDAVIDTIVKGHMYVAKYVVPSMIGHRSGKIINISSGVTGSGHAQLSHYVAAKHAIQGLTSAWAFELAEFDINVNAIAPATIKPGEGQGSGMVLGLAGEVGMTPDDAYEMFSAAGNMPGPKWRTEVSDITDAVLFLASDNADQITGHILRVDAGQGAK; encoded by the coding sequence ATGCCCGCGATGCTGCGTGGACTCGAAGGCAAGACCGTCCTGATCACCGGCGCCGCGAAGGGCCAGGGGCTCAGCCACGCCCTGGCGTTCGCCGACGCCGGCGCGGACGTCGCGGCCCTCGACATCACCGACCCGATCGACGACATCTATCCGCTGGCCACCGCCGACATGCTCGAGGCGACCGTGTCCGCCGTCGAGGCCAAGGGCCGCCGGTGCCTGCCGCTGCCGTGCGACCTCCGCGACGAGTCGCAGGTCGAGGCCGCCGTCGCGAAGGCCCTCGGGTACTTCGACAACCGCATCGACATCGTCGTGAACAACGCCGGGGTCGCCGCGCTCGACTCGATCCAGGGCATGCGCTCGCACGTCATGGACGCCGTGATCGACACGATCGTCAAGGGCCACATGTACGTGGCGAAGTACGTCGTCCCCAGCATGATCGGCCACCGCAGCGGCAAGATCATCAACATCTCGTCCGGCGTCACCGGCTCCGGCCACGCCCAGCTCTCGCACTACGTCGCGGCCAAGCACGCGATCCAGGGTCTGACCTCGGCGTGGGCGTTCGAGCTCGCGGAGTTCGACATCAACGTGAACGCCATCGCGCCCGCGACGATCAAGCCGGGCGAGGGTCAGGGCTCGGGCATGGTGTTGGGCCTGGCGGGCGAGGTCGGCATGACCCCCGACGACGCCTACGAGATGTTCTCCGCCGCCGGCAACATGCCCGGCCCGAAGTGGCGCACCGAGGTCTCCGACATCACCGACGCCGTGCTCTTCCTCGCCTCGGACAACGCCGACCAGATCACCGGCCACATCCTGCGCGTCGACGCCGGGCAGGGGGCGAAGTAG
- a CDS encoding SDR family oxidoreductase yields the protein MITGAGSGIGAVLARHAAKEGYRVAAWDVDEEAVGGIAAAIGDVCVPSRVDVTDDEAVTAAIADLPEAPALVVNNAGVVRFGPLLELAAQDWRTALDVNLTGTFLVARAAAARMIAEGLGGAIVNISSINGLAAAPGAGAYTASKAGVVMLTEHMALEWGAHGIRVNTVAPGLIDAGMSDAIYADPEVRRLRSGRVPLGRLGTAQDVADTVLFLGSDRAAYVTGQMLAVDGGITRGALNAMPRARSQVVE from the coding sequence GTGATCACCGGGGCCGGCAGCGGGATCGGCGCGGTGCTCGCGCGGCACGCGGCCAAGGAGGGCTACCGCGTCGCGGCCTGGGACGTCGACGAGGAGGCCGTCGGTGGGATCGCCGCGGCGATCGGCGACGTCTGCGTCCCGTCCCGGGTCGACGTCACCGACGACGAGGCCGTCACCGCCGCCATCGCCGACCTGCCGGAGGCGCCGGCGCTCGTCGTCAACAACGCCGGAGTCGTGCGGTTCGGGCCGCTGCTGGAGCTCGCGGCGCAGGACTGGCGTACCGCCCTCGACGTCAACCTCACCGGCACGTTCCTCGTCGCCCGTGCCGCGGCCGCCCGCATGATCGCCGAGGGACTCGGGGGAGCGATCGTCAACATCTCCTCGATCAACGGGCTCGCGGCGGCCCCGGGGGCAGGCGCGTACACCGCGTCGAAGGCCGGCGTCGTGATGTTGACCGAGCACATGGCGCTGGAGTGGGGCGCCCACGGCATCCGCGTGAACACCGTCGCGCCCGGCCTCATCGACGCCGGGATGTCCGACGCGATCTACGCCGACCCGGAGGTGCGGCGGCTGCGGTCGGGCCGGGTCCCGCTCGGCCGGTTGGGCACGGCGCAGGACGTGGCCGACACGGTCCTGTTCCTCGGCTCGGACCGCGCGGCCTACGTCACCGGGCAGATGCTGGCGGTCGACGGCGGGATCACCCGCGGCGCGCTGAACGCCATGCCGCGGGCGCGGTCCCAGGTCGTCGAGTAG